A window from Candidatus Nitrospira neomarina encodes these proteins:
- a CDS encoding glycosyltransferase family 4 protein has protein sequence MRPIEGLPRFLFVDTQVDDFLMYRMGLARKVQEAGFEVHVALPREPGMETISRVGIIVHPIFMRRLSMGAFDELRCLISLLRLYRRLRPTLVHHMCLKAVLYGGIASRVVGVPAVVSTLYGLGYLFSTQTVKTYVLRSIVMVGLRFAFGHKNHRVIVQNSADRDWLLSKYNLACEVAVLISGSGVDLSLFKPKPEPDGPPVVLLVSRLLWIKGISEFVAAARAVRARKIPARFVLIGEPDNGHPSAIPVRTLEHWRDTEDVDWLGFRHDLPVLIGQSHIVCLPTIYGEGVPRILQEAAACGRPIVASDIPGCREIVRHGQNGMLVPVGDLNGLIGALVQLIENAPLRATMGTRGYALAVAEFSLEKVIDLNLAVYNSLLS, from the coding sequence ATGAGGCCAATTGAAGGCCTACCACGGTTTCTTTTTGTTGATACCCAAGTCGACGACTTCCTGATGTACCGAATGGGGCTTGCCCGTAAAGTGCAGGAGGCCGGGTTCGAAGTCCATGTTGCTCTTCCGCGAGAGCCCGGTATGGAAACCATTTCTCGGGTAGGCATTATCGTTCACCCCATTTTTATGCGGCGTCTGAGCATGGGGGCTTTTGATGAGCTGCGCTGTTTGATCTCCCTGCTTCGACTTTACCGCCGCTTGCGTCCCACGCTAGTACACCATATGTGTCTAAAGGCAGTGCTTTATGGCGGCATCGCATCGCGGGTTGTCGGTGTGCCAGCAGTAGTTAGCACCCTCTATGGTTTGGGATACCTTTTTTCGACACAAACTGTGAAAACGTATGTACTCCGTTCGATTGTCATGGTCGGTCTTCGGTTTGCTTTCGGACACAAGAACCACCGCGTTATTGTGCAGAACTCGGCTGACCGCGATTGGCTGCTCTCAAAATACAACTTGGCCTGCGAAGTCGCAGTGCTTATTAGCGGGTCCGGCGTGGATCTGTCGTTGTTCAAGCCCAAGCCGGAACCGGATGGACCACCGGTGGTATTGCTAGTTTCTCGACTACTATGGATAAAAGGCATTAGCGAATTTGTAGCGGCAGCCCGAGCGGTACGTGCCCGTAAAATCCCAGCCCGCTTTGTATTGATTGGTGAGCCAGATAATGGTCATCCATCCGCCATTCCAGTGCGCACTCTTGAGCACTGGCGTGACACGGAGGATGTGGACTGGCTGGGATTTCGGCACGACCTACCCGTGTTGATAGGGCAAAGTCACATCGTCTGCTTGCCCACGATCTACGGAGAAGGTGTTCCTCGCATTCTCCAAGAAGCCGCTGCCTGCGGCCGCCCAATCGTTGCCTCCGATATTCCAGGTTGTCGTGAAATCGTTCGCCATGGGCAGAATGGTATGCTTGTCCCCGTGGGCGACCTAAACGGCCTGATAGGTGCACTCGTGCAGCTTATAGAAAATGCGCCACTTCGAGCGACTATGGGTACTCGCGGGTATGCCCTCGCTGTCGCCGAATTCTCGCTGGAGAAGGTGATCGATCTGAATCTTGCGGTCTATAACTCACTGCTCTCCTAG
- a CDS encoding glycosyltransferase family 2 protein, producing the protein MSSDSIVVVVVPRDRFSMFPKCLEALYARTYVPFRVIVVAGGIDRRTKDYLHQLREQKDNLSVVLVDRLLMQGEGRNLGIQQADERFCIVLENDTIVHENWLFPMLDCMREEGAAVVMPLIWWYGRIHAAGAMFEEREKDGKVVFHHKILYTGIRRKQIDYPECHCVLIDRRLLPGTAIFDDVEPFDVDLGLTLRKYGLKVFLEPRSGVTYSALPQWEVHDIPPFKFRWDAAAWEARNRLFMNKWGVRYEPSSKLASYRRQLLRLGFARWYPNKFTVGLSNVGVRLEKKLLSFVMQGFSHEAN; encoded by the coding sequence ATGTCCTCCGACAGCATCGTTGTAGTGGTGGTCCCACGCGATAGGTTTAGCATGTTTCCCAAGTGTCTTGAGGCGCTTTATGCACGGACGTATGTGCCTTTTCGTGTCATTGTGGTTGCTGGGGGCATCGATAGGCGAACTAAAGACTATCTTCATCAACTTCGGGAGCAGAAAGATAATCTGAGTGTTGTGCTTGTAGACCGACTGTTGATGCAGGGCGAGGGGCGCAATCTCGGCATCCAACAAGCCGACGAAAGGTTTTGCATCGTTCTAGAGAACGATACAATTGTCCACGAAAACTGGCTCTTCCCCATGCTTGACTGCATGCGAGAAGAAGGCGCAGCAGTGGTCATGCCTTTGATATGGTGGTACGGGCGTATTCACGCGGCTGGAGCAATGTTTGAAGAACGGGAAAAAGATGGGAAGGTTGTATTCCATCATAAGATTCTGTACACGGGAATACGACGGAAGCAAATTGACTATCCGGAATGTCACTGTGTCCTTATTGATCGACGGCTACTCCCAGGCACTGCCATCTTCGATGACGTGGAGCCGTTCGATGTCGATCTAGGACTAACGCTCCGAAAATACGGACTCAAAGTCTTTCTTGAGCCCCGTTCAGGGGTCACCTACTCAGCGCTTCCCCAATGGGAAGTCCACGATATTCCGCCCTTCAAGTTTCGTTGGGACGCGGCGGCGTGGGAAGCCCGCAACCGACTGTTCATGAATAAATGGGGGGTCAGGTATGAACCCTCATCTAAGCTAGCGTCCTATCGAAGGCAACTATTGAGATTGGGATTTGCCCGTTGGTATCCAAACAAATTTACGGTTGGGCTCTCAAACGTTGGGGTTCGTTTGGAAAAAAAGCTTCTATCGTTCGTTATGCAAGGATTCTCTCATGAGGCCAATTGA
- a CDS encoding right-handed parallel beta-helix repeat-containing protein, whose amino-acid sequence MSISRYRWFLKLCFCVLIMSGNISEAKATNYYVAASNGNDGNSGTLSAPFKTLERGVSVLIPGDTLFVRGGTYEGSHNLAKIPNGNSWDQPITIKKYATEKVVITAESFRSALYFSNGSHHIIIDGFVFDAKGGASGIQFFPGNHHIRILNSEIMNSRQQGILATQPANDLEFIRLKIHDNGSHAGQDHGIYIAGSNHLIEGCEIYRNGAMGISIFSTSYTSENIVMRNNKVYNNGTLGTSGDGIGVYTGKNHGIYNNLVWGNNMGIVVWGGVSNAKVLNNTVHANSVYGIWVAVNSQNAHIKNNIASSNGSNGIIITKGSGSPQIFNNLVAATNSSTGLKNWEGNATVKGNVAGSINDIKYANHQNRDFHIQQGSLAIAAGVVLSEVKNDFDYASRNSNAYDIGAFAFNGTPPPASSTPPPSTSTPPPSTSTPPPSTSTPPPSSSPTSSSLSISNLTVASGQAYVVSASGLQTGARAYIDRSYTFTSVPSIVSGARFIQTANNDKAATSSTFLRFTVNEPVLVYVAHGDRISSKPSWLSTFTNTGAKLVTSDATFSLYVRSFPAGTVTLGGNASGGCCSMYSVVVTPQSGTTTSSPPPSSSTSSSSFSISNLTVASGQAYVVPTSGLQAGARVYIDRAYTFKTVPSNVQGGTYIQTANNDKAGTSSTFLRFTVNQAVSVYVAHGDRISSKPSWLSAFTDTGADLVTSDATFSLYVRSFPAGTITLGGNASGGCCSMYSVIVKQ is encoded by the coding sequence ATGAGTATTTCACGCTATCGATGGTTTTTGAAGCTTTGCTTTTGTGTGTTAATCATGAGTGGCAATATAAGCGAAGCCAAGGCAACAAATTATTATGTGGCTGCAAGCAATGGAAATGATGGCAATAGTGGAACATTGAGCGCGCCGTTTAAAACTCTTGAAAGGGGAGTCAGCGTGTTAATCCCAGGAGATACGTTGTTTGTGAGAGGTGGTACCTATGAGGGGTCCCACAATCTTGCGAAAATTCCCAATGGGAATTCTTGGGATCAACCCATTACTATTAAAAAATACGCAACTGAAAAAGTCGTGATTACAGCGGAGAGTTTCCGTTCTGCATTGTATTTTTCCAATGGGAGCCATCACATTATTATCGACGGGTTTGTTTTTGATGCCAAAGGCGGCGCTAGTGGGATTCAATTTTTTCCAGGAAACCATCATATACGTATCCTCAATAGTGAAATAATGAATTCTCGTCAACAGGGGATTCTTGCTACACAGCCAGCAAATGATCTGGAATTTATTCGCTTAAAAATCCATGATAATGGTTCCCACGCAGGCCAAGATCACGGGATTTACATCGCAGGTTCAAACCATCTTATAGAAGGTTGTGAAATCTATAGAAATGGTGCGATGGGAATATCGATATTCAGCACTTCTTATACGTCTGAAAATATTGTGATGAGAAACAATAAAGTCTACAACAATGGTACTTTAGGTACATCGGGAGATGGAATTGGAGTTTATACAGGAAAGAATCATGGGATTTACAATAATCTTGTTTGGGGAAATAATATGGGCATAGTGGTTTGGGGGGGAGTATCAAATGCCAAAGTTTTAAACAATACGGTACATGCTAATTCCGTCTATGGCATATGGGTAGCAGTGAATAGTCAAAACGCCCATATTAAGAACAATATTGCCAGTTCGAATGGGTCGAACGGGATAATCATTACTAAGGGAAGCGGAAGTCCGCAGATTTTCAATAACCTGGTTGCTGCAACGAATTCAAGCACCGGACTGAAAAATTGGGAGGGTAATGCAACCGTTAAGGGGAATGTGGCCGGATCAATCAATGACATAAAATATGCCAATCATCAAAACCGGGACTTTCACATTCAACAAGGAAGTCTTGCCATTGCCGCCGGTGTGGTTCTTTCCGAAGTCAAAAATGATTTTGATTATGCTTCAAGGAACTCCAATGCATATGATATTGGAGCTTTTGCTTTTAATGGGACGCCGCCCCCCGCCAGTTCAACCCCGCCACCGTCGACTAGTACTCCGCCACCGTCGACTAGTACTCCGCCACCGTCGACTAGTACTCCGCCCCCATCCTCCTCTCCTACCTCATCCTCTCTCAGTATTTCGAACTTGACGGTTGCCAGTGGGCAAGCCTATGTGGTGTCCGCCTCCGGACTCCAAACCGGGGCCAGGGCCTATATCGATCGTAGCTATACGTTTACCAGCGTTCCCTCCATCGTGAGTGGAGCCAGGTTTATCCAAACGGCCAATAATGATAAAGCGGCGACCAGTTCCACCTTCCTCAGATTTACGGTCAATGAACCGGTATTGGTATACGTGGCCCATGGCGATCGTATTTCCTCGAAACCCTCGTGGTTGAGCACCTTCACGAATACCGGCGCGAAGCTGGTGACCTCGGATGCGACCTTCAGCCTTTATGTGCGGTCTTTCCCTGCTGGGACCGTCACCCTTGGGGGCAATGCCAGCGGTGGATGTTGCAGCATGTACTCCGTGGTGGTCACACCGCAGAGCGGGACTACCACGTCGTCGCCTCCCCCTTCCTCTTCCACCTCCTCCTCCTCCTTCAGTATTTCGAATCTGACGGTTGCCAGTGGGCAAGCCTATGTGGTGCCCACCTCCGGTCTCCAAGCCGGGGCCCGCGTTTATATCGACCGTGCCTATACGTTTAAGACCGTTCCTTCCAATGTGCAGGGAGGCACGTATATCCAAACGGCTAATAATGACAAAGCGGGGACCAGTTCCACCTTCCTCAGGTTTACGGTTAATCAAGCGGTATCGGTGTATGTCGCTCATGGCGATCGTATTTCCTCGAAACCCTCGTGGTTGAGCGCCTTTACAGATACCGGCGCGGATCTGGTGACCTCGGATGCGACCTTCAGCCTTTATGTGCGGTCTTTCCCTGCAGGGACCATTACCCTTGGAGGTAATGCCAGCGGTGGATGTTGCAGTATGTATTCCGTCATCGTTAAGCAGTAA
- the asnB gene encoding asparagine synthase (glutamine-hydrolyzing), with protein sequence MCGIVALFKQKDLSRPLSLVRAMSNKATHRGPDGCGLVGFEGDVITRLADSTGWEVALAHRRLSVIDLSPEASQPMVYRGRYWLTYNGEVYNYLELRAELERLGHLFRTQSDSEVVLAAFAEWGPRCFERMRGMWGIVLLDAQSGRAVLCRDRLGIKPLYVWRSHGLLAVVSEIKQLLAIPGFQAQHSEQAVTEYLSTGYENSTRSFFSGVDPVPPGTYLTLSIHRMALSSPQAFWWPERIEASVSDAAKASEAFAAKLDECVRIHLRSDVPVGCTLSGGLDSSSIAILVHRQAGPSADLHTFTSTCIGDPPDERAYVEAVLDSIRGIPHYVMPSAQGLLDDLNDFVWHHDEPVGSLSMYAGYCLARLTHIAGVPVTLSGQGGDEILSGYWQSYFLYLRELGLSGHVLALAAHLGGTLLADGNSSLLTQIPVMLRRYLSRRNGLNSLVEQPTEGSAILQHALANRGQARRVNEIRVMFLPRLLKWDDRNSMAFSIEGRYPFLDHELIELCLSFAPEILYHRGWTKWPLRCGLQNTLPEKVAHRRSKYGFWVPQDLWLCDPLRPALTQWLSFDRPLWDWVDRTKVRRLAEETWQTAGRRDAPGQSLVRCFLLDKWLEVFNVA encoded by the coding sequence GTGTGTGGGATAGTCGCGCTGTTCAAGCAGAAGGATCTTTCGCGACCTTTATCGCTCGTGCGGGCGATGAGCAATAAAGCTACTCATAGGGGTCCAGATGGCTGTGGCCTGGTGGGTTTTGAAGGTGATGTAATCACTCGCTTGGCCGATTCCACCGGATGGGAGGTTGCCCTTGCTCATCGCCGTTTATCGGTCATCGACCTCAGTCCAGAAGCGTCGCAGCCGATGGTGTACCGCGGCCGCTATTGGCTTACCTACAATGGTGAGGTCTATAATTACCTCGAGCTCCGCGCAGAATTAGAGCGACTCGGTCACCTCTTTCGCACTCAAAGTGACTCCGAGGTAGTGCTTGCGGCCTTTGCCGAGTGGGGGCCGCGATGCTTCGAGCGGATGCGCGGGATGTGGGGGATTGTCCTCCTGGACGCCCAGAGCGGGAGGGCGGTTCTTTGCCGGGACAGACTGGGGATTAAGCCCCTTTATGTGTGGCGAAGTCACGGGCTGCTTGCAGTGGTTTCTGAAATCAAGCAACTACTTGCTATTCCTGGTTTTCAGGCCCAGCACTCAGAGCAGGCAGTAACTGAGTATCTCTCCACCGGGTACGAAAACTCAACGCGAAGCTTCTTCAGCGGGGTGGATCCGGTTCCGCCGGGTACCTATCTCACGCTTTCCATACACAGAATGGCTCTCTCGTCACCTCAGGCCTTTTGGTGGCCCGAGCGAATCGAAGCCTCGGTGTCTGACGCCGCAAAGGCAAGCGAAGCCTTTGCCGCCAAACTCGACGAGTGTGTACGCATTCACTTGCGCAGCGACGTTCCGGTAGGCTGCACGCTGAGCGGTGGGTTGGACTCCAGCTCCATTGCGATTCTCGTCCACAGACAAGCCGGCCCGTCGGCCGATCTTCACACATTTACTTCCACTTGTATCGGAGACCCACCGGATGAGCGCGCGTACGTGGAAGCGGTGCTGGACAGCATTCGTGGGATTCCGCACTACGTTATGCCCAGTGCTCAGGGATTGTTGGACGACCTGAACGACTTCGTATGGCACCACGACGAGCCAGTAGGCAGCCTTTCGATGTATGCAGGGTACTGCCTCGCACGATTGACCCACATCGCGGGCGTTCCCGTTACGCTGAGTGGACAGGGCGGAGACGAGATACTCTCCGGTTATTGGCAATCATATTTCCTGTACCTAAGAGAGCTCGGGCTGAGCGGTCATGTGCTCGCCTTGGCTGCACATCTTGGGGGGACACTACTTGCGGATGGGAATTCGTCCTTGCTCACACAAATTCCAGTTATGCTGCGGCGATACTTGTCGCGACGCAATGGGCTTAATTCGCTGGTAGAACAGCCAACGGAGGGCAGTGCGATATTGCAGCACGCGCTGGCAAACCGGGGGCAAGCTCGAAGAGTGAACGAGATACGGGTTATGTTCTTGCCCAGATTGCTCAAGTGGGACGATCGGAACTCAATGGCCTTTTCGATCGAGGGTCGTTATCCATTCTTGGACCACGAGCTGATCGAGCTGTGCCTCTCATTCGCACCCGAGATACTTTATCATCGTGGCTGGACAAAGTGGCCGCTCCGTTGTGGTCTCCAGAACACCCTCCCTGAGAAAGTGGCACACCGACGAAGCAAATACGGATTTTGGGTGCCACAAGACCTCTGGCTGTGCGATCCCCTTCGCCCCGCTCTAACTCAATGGCTCAGTTTCGATCGTCCCCTGTGGGATTGGGTGGACCGCACGAAAGTTCGAAGGCTCGCCGAGGAGACTTGGCAGACCGCCGGGCGCCGCGACGCACCCGGGCAATCGCTCGTTCGTTGCTTCCTGCTGGATAAGTGGCTGGAGGTCTTTAATGTTGCCTAG
- a CDS encoding glycosyltransferase family 4 protein: MLIPGNVFLISAGKFIHGAPRTWPWAETQARSLADLGWAVTLSVVDDRTSIRGIVRNVLRLRAEVARSGAEIVHAQYGTVTAAVADAARGTLPLVVSFCGDDLLGTPEPGLAWQMRICISRSIGLISAWRAQSLVVKSLNLLSALPTGLRRHAEIIPNGVDHEVFAPLNRLDARCKLGWCASQPIVLFNVGTRHNQRVKNLPLAQATMTELRQTYPTARLEVLSYAPQAEVALKMSAADCLLVTSLHEGSPNVVKEAMACNLPIVTVPCGDVEERLASVQPGCIAPYNASLLASSIRQVLEQGSRSNGRDRLMGQGLTAHAVATRLVRVYDRLRRETRFACVG, from the coding sequence ATGCTAATACCCGGCAATGTGTTCCTGATCAGCGCAGGAAAATTTATCCACGGCGCCCCGCGCACCTGGCCGTGGGCCGAGACACAAGCGCGCTCACTTGCAGACCTTGGTTGGGCCGTGACGCTATCAGTGGTAGATGATCGCACCTCGATCCGGGGTATTGTACGAAACGTGCTACGTTTGCGCGCCGAAGTCGCACGTTCCGGGGCAGAGATTGTCCATGCACAATATGGCACTGTCACAGCCGCAGTTGCCGACGCTGCACGCGGAACGTTGCCCCTGGTAGTTTCTTTCTGTGGAGATGATCTTTTGGGCACACCGGAACCTGGTCTGGCATGGCAAATGCGCATCTGCATATCCCGCTCAATTGGGTTGATATCCGCATGGCGTGCTCAGTCCTTAGTGGTTAAGAGCCTTAATCTTCTTTCCGCCCTGCCAACAGGGCTTCGCAGGCATGCCGAAATCATCCCCAATGGCGTTGACCATGAAGTCTTTGCGCCCCTAAATCGTCTAGACGCCCGCTGCAAACTTGGCTGGTGTGCGTCCCAACCCATCGTCCTCTTTAACGTGGGCACGCGCCATAACCAGCGGGTGAAGAATCTTCCGCTTGCGCAAGCGACGATGACTGAGCTACGACAGACCTACCCAACGGCCAGATTAGAGGTACTCTCTTATGCTCCGCAGGCTGAGGTGGCCCTCAAAATGAGTGCCGCTGACTGTCTGTTGGTAACCTCCCTGCACGAAGGTTCGCCCAACGTTGTTAAAGAGGCCATGGCATGCAATCTCCCAATAGTTACCGTTCCATGTGGCGATGTGGAAGAGCGACTTGCCAGTGTTCAACCAGGATGTATAGCTCCGTACAATGCCTCCTTGTTGGCGTCTTCCATTCGGCAGGTGTTGGAGCAGGGTAGCCGTTCAAATGGGCGTGATAGACTGATGGGCCAAGGACTGACAGCCCACGCCGTGGCGACAAGACTTGTGAGGGTCTACGACCGATTGCGTAGGGAGACACGCTTCGCGTGTGTGGGATAG
- a CDS encoding glycosyltransferase has protein sequence MEEPCRVLHLTDTLVAGGKERVVVNLVNNFPRKTYQPFLCTTRRDGPLSKELGSDVITLHLGRRHVLDVKALTLLVLFIQKYNIQILHAHGPSVFVATIAAFFPPFPSVVWHIHDGGMTSVDSPSWAYKFMARRAKGIITVNQALADWVCQALPMSSSRVRYIPNFIVKINGIGPKVILPGEEGYRIVCLANLLPVKDHITLIRAMAQIIQDIPKAHLVLVGSTSDRDCLSSIEKEISIAGLNQHITILGYRKDVLSILRTCDLGVLSSKAEGFPMALLEYGMAGLPTVATQVGQCPEVLDYGRAGILVAPGSPTHLAQALMELLRSSERRHLLGKQLNLHVQDTYNQERILEKFVQFYKTILGDSQNAVLSPTRH, from the coding sequence ATGGAAGAACCCTGCCGTGTGTTGCACCTTACGGATACTCTCGTGGCTGGCGGAAAAGAGCGGGTAGTGGTCAATCTGGTGAATAATTTCCCGAGAAAAACATATCAGCCATTTTTGTGTACAACACGCCGCGACGGTCCCTTATCGAAAGAATTAGGGAGCGATGTCATCACCCTCCATTTGGGGCGTCGGCACGTGTTGGATGTGAAAGCCCTAACACTCCTGGTTCTATTTATTCAAAAGTATAATATACAGATTCTTCACGCGCATGGGCCATCTGTATTTGTAGCAACGATCGCGGCGTTTTTCCCTCCCTTTCCTTCAGTGGTGTGGCATATTCATGACGGCGGTATGACAAGTGTAGATTCCCCCTCCTGGGCTTATAAATTTATGGCAAGACGTGCAAAAGGAATCATTACCGTGAATCAAGCCTTGGCCGATTGGGTTTGCCAGGCATTGCCTATGTCGTCAAGCCGGGTTCGTTATATTCCCAATTTCATCGTTAAAATTAATGGAATTGGACCAAAGGTAATTCTTCCCGGTGAAGAAGGTTATAGAATAGTTTGTCTGGCAAATCTTCTCCCGGTAAAGGACCATATAACTCTCATTCGCGCGATGGCACAAATAATTCAAGATATCCCCAAGGCCCACCTGGTTCTGGTGGGCTCTACGAGCGATAGAGACTGCCTCAGTTCCATTGAAAAAGAAATCTCAATCGCCGGATTGAATCAACACATTACTATTTTGGGATATCGAAAGGATGTGTTGAGCATACTCAGAACATGTGACCTTGGGGTACTCAGTTCAAAGGCCGAAGGATTTCCCATGGCACTTCTTGAGTATGGCATGGCAGGACTTCCAACTGTTGCCACTCAGGTAGGTCAATGTCCTGAAGTCCTTGATTATGGGCGGGCGGGCATATTAGTGGCACCAGGTTCGCCAACTCATTTGGCTCAAGCGTTGATGGAATTATTGCGGTCATCCGAGCGGCGTCATTTACTGGGAAAACAATTAAACCTTCATGTTCAAGACACGTATAACCAGGAACGTATTCTTGAAAAGTTTGTCCAATTTTACAAAACGATATTGGGTGATTCACAAAATGCCGTACTTTCTCCCACAAGGCATTAA